The segment AGAAAAGTATATGTTGACAGAAAGTAATGAATTATAGTATTATTTATACATTAAACAATTTAACTTAATTCAGCAGAAGTCCCCTACTATAAGTGGAGGATGAATGCGAAATAGGCAAATTTATTCAGTGGGGGTCCAAAACCTGGCTGAATAAAGTTAAGCCCCGGCGGATGTCACAGATTTTTAAGGGAAGTTTTTCGAGTGGACTCGAAAAAATCTGGACGCAATTACGCCAGGGCGTAATTTAATAATAACCTCACAGTCATGTGAGGTAGAGGCGCGGTATTTATTAGTTTTTCATGGAGCTTTGAGCATGCAACGAGATGAGAAAGAAGGAACTACCGCCGAAGTTTAAAAAGAGCTCTTTCTTTTTATGCTGGGTTTGCAGTGAATAATTGCAAGACTGTCTCGATTATCACTATGGTAATCGAGTTGAGCTATCTCTATATGGGATTGTAGGGGATTTGAGCTATTTATAAATATAGCGACCTAAGATCTTCTTTTAGGTCGTTTTTTTATTCGTTAAAAGCTCAAAAATATGAAGTTAATAGGGGAGAATGACTATGAAAAAGAAACTAGTATTATTGTTTGCAGTAATGATGACAATGCTTGTATTAGCAGCATGTGGCGCAGACAAAGAAGAAGGAACTGGAAGTGAAACAGAAGGAGATACAACAAAAAAAGTATTAAAAGTCGGGATGGAAGCAGCTTATGCACCATTTAACTGGACTCAAAACGATGATTCTTTTGGCGCAGTGGCAATACCAGGTTCGAAAGAGTTTGCAGGCGGGTACGATGTTGAGTTCGCAAAACGTATCGCTGAAGGTTTAAATATGGAATTAAAAATTGTAAAAACAGATTGGGACGGGTTAGTACCATCATTACAATCAGGTGCCATTGATTTAGTAATTGCGGGTATGTCACCAGTAGAGGAACGTAAAAAAGTAATTGATTTTACTGATAGCTACTATACAAGTGATTATGTACTTGTTGTGAAAGAAGATGGACCTTACGCTAACGCAAAATCAATCCATGACTTTGCAGGTGCAAAAGTGACAGGGCAACAAGGGACAACACATTATGATGTAATCGACCAAATGGACGGTGCTAAAAAGCAAGTAGCAGCTACGGACTTTGGTGCGATGCGTGTACAATTAATGTCAGGTGCGATTGATGCATATGTTTCGGAGCGTCCGGAAGGGATTACTGCTGAATTAGCGATGGATAACATTAAATACATCGTTCCAGAGCCAAACTTTGAAGCAGATCCAGCGGCAACGGCTATTGCAGTCGGTTTAAAAAAGGGCTCGGCTTTAACAGAAGAAATTAACAAAGTGTTAGCTGAAATTTCGGAAGAAGAGCGTCAGAAATTAATGGAAGACGCAATTGCAAATCAACCAGCAGCACAATAAGAGTTGCGAATAGAAAGGTTGTCTTGCCGGCAAACGGAAGGCAACCTTTTTCAATTTATATGAACATCTAAAAGAAAAGCTGCTTTCCGGGTAATGCATATGTATCCGCTTGTGGATATATATGTATGAGTAACGACAGCAAATGATATTGGGGGAGAGCAAGATGGCATTTTTAGATTCAACTTGGACATTGTTCATCAGTAACTGGGAAGTGTTTTTACGCGGAGCCTACACAGCGCTTATTTTAGCGGTTATCGGAACAATATTTGGTGTCCTTATTGGTTTTTTCATTGGTATTATGCATACGATTCCACAACGAAAAAAATCAGCAAAAACATATTTATTAAAACTCATTAATTTTATATTAACAGCCTATGTTGAAATTTTCCGTGGCACACCAATGATGGTACAAGCGATGGTTGTCTTTTATGGTTTAGTCTATTTAGGCATTGATATTGACCGCTTTTTAGCAGCTAGCATTGTTATTAGTTTAAATACCGGTGCATACATGTCGGAATACGTGCGTGGTGGCATTGTATCGGTTGATAAAGGTCAATTTGAAGCAGCGCAAGCTATTGGTATGAATCATCTACAAACAATGGTTCATATTGTATTACCACAAGTCGCACGAAATATTTTACCAGCAACAGGAAACCAACTTGTTATGAATATTAAAGATTCATCTGTGCTAAGCGTTATTTCAGTAGTGGAGCTATTCTTTACAGCCAACTCAGTTGCAGGAAGTAATTATAAATACATTGAAGCATTCTTCATTGCGACCGTACTGTACTTTACTATGACCTTTACTGTGACACGTTTCTTATTACGATTTGAAAAGAAAATGGATGGTCCAGAGGCTTTTAAAGTAGAGCTCATTACAGGAAGCAAGTTAGAAAAGGAAGGTGAATAATACAATGACAGCAGTGATTGAAATTCAACATCTAAACAAAAAATTCGGCGATCATGAAGTATTAAAAGATGTCAATTTCCAAGTAAATAAAGGGGAAGTTGTCACGCTAATTGGTTCTTCAGGTTCGGGTAAATCCACGCTACTCCGTTGTATTAACTTACTTGAAATGCCAACAGCTGGTGAAATTATTTATAATAATAAAACGATATTAGCGGAAAATCATGACATTGAAAAATACCGTACACATCTGGGCATGGTGTTTCAGTCCTTCAACTTATTCAATAATTTAAATGTGCTTGGCAACTGTGTTGTCGGCCAGCAAAAGGTGTTAAAACGCACGAAAGAACAAGCAGAAGCGAATGCGATGAAATATCTTGAACTTGTTGGGATGAGCGCTTACAAAAACGCAAAACCTCGCCAATTATCTGGTGGACAAAAACAGCGTGTGGCAATCGCGCGCGCACTCGCAATGGATCCAGATGTGATGCTGTTTGATGAACCGACCTCGGCGTTAGACCCGGAAATGGTAGGGGAAGTATTAAAAGTAATGCGCCACCTTGCAGACCAAGGGAATACAATGTTGATTGTGACGCATGAAATGGAGTTTGCGAAAGAAGTTTCAGACCGCATCGTTTTCATGGATAAAGGGGTTATCGTGGAAGAAGGTCACCCAAATGAAGTACTAGTCAATCCAAAACATGAACGTACAAAAGAATTTTTAAAACGTACGTTAGCATAATCGCATATATAAAAAGAGCTTGCAAAATTTTGCAAGCTTATTTTCTAGAATTCCACTCAGATATGATGAGAAATATAATAGCAAAAGCAATAGCGATTGCAAAAAACCACATCGGAACACTACCAAATGTCATGAAGCCCACCTCTTAAGAGCAGTGTAACATGTTCATAATGGACATTCAAACAAGCAATTGCAAAACGATCGCTTTATTTTGTAGGGGTACGCCAACTGCCATAAATTATTTATTTGCCCATGTTAGCCCCTTGAAAGGCATAAAGTCTTTCAAGGGAGGATAAAATTACGGTTCCTTTGTATAGGTACTATCATCTTAGGACAAAATCGTATAAAATAGATAATGATAATATACAAGTTATATAAAAGTGAGGTAAACAAATGTTACATTTAAAATGGAAAGATGCACCGACGATTCGTACTGTGAAATGTACGCACACGAACGCAGCGAAGTATTTAGTTTCAAATGTTTTAACAGTTGGCAAAGAATACGAAGTGAAAAATGAAACGGAAGAGTTCATTTTTGTTATCGACAATACAGGTCAAATTGGCGGCTACTATAAAGAGTATTTCGCTTAATTGCGTCCTGAAACGGTATAAAAACGATTTTGTACCGCCAACTATATGAAAATAAAACAGCTCGTCTCGTGAAGGGAATACCTTCCGAGACGAGCTGTTTTATTTTTGCTCTATAATAATATTTTCGATTTCATGGCGCTTTTCATTGCTCGTCACTTGTACGCGCAATGTATCTTCAATATCTTGTAGTAACCTTAATTGAGTTTCCTTGAAACGATTGATGTCCTCATGGTTCACAACAAGGCGCTGGCGATCTTTAGATGTTGTCTCAAGCATCTTGCCGTTTTTACGTAATAGCTCCTCAGAGGCATCCATTAAGCGCTGCTGAGACTGCATGGCACGTCGTTGGTTATTCATACTAAGGAGCATCGCAATTTGTGATTGCCAAAGCGGGATTGTATTCATAATCGAGCTTTGAATTTTTTCGATGAGCAACTGATTCGTCTGCTGAATTAATCGGATTTGTGGTGCGTATTGGATGGCTACCTCACGCGATATTTCTAGATCGTACATCCGTCGATCGAGCCATTCGATTTGCATGTGCAGATCATTCAATTCATTTTGTTTGAAGGGGTCTGTGTTTTCAAACAAAGCTTGCTGAATTGTAGGCAAAATGACCTCTTGGAGATGCTGTTTTTTTATTTCTAACGAAGCAATAAAAACATTGACCTCTTGGAAATATTCTTCATTCACTGCATATAACTCATTTAAAAATTGATAATCTGCTAATAATCCATTTCGCGTATGCGATAATTGAATACTGAGGCGATCGATCCGTTTACTGAGTTTGTTATAATGGGTCATAATTTCTTGAATCGATTGTTTTGGACGACTAAAAATACGTGCAAAAAATCCTCTTTCCTCTTCTACTAATGCATCCGGGTCGATTTCTTCCAAATGATGCATCAAATCAGACAGTACTTCTCCAACTCTCGAAACATCTTTTCGCTGGATATAATTAAGCATTTGCGATGTAAACTTTTTTAGTGCTTCTTGCGCAGGTAAACCGAATGCTAAAATTTGTTCATATTGATGAATTGGTAAATCTGCTGCTAAATGCACAGCCCGTTGTTTGGAAATTGTACTAAGTGACGCAAAAAGCGGTGTTGTTGCGTTGTTGGCAACATTCACCGCAAATTGTTCTCGTGAAGCTTGAATATCGGTACTTCCACTTGATGTGAAAGCATCGAAAGGGTTTATTTCAGTTCCCATGATTTATTCACCGCCGACTTTTAATCGTTCTTTGCGTTTTTCATTTGACATTTTTGCAAAATCAAGCTCAATTTTTAAATTTTCAATATCCGAAGCTAGCGCATTTTTTAAATCTTCTTCCATCGTGACATGTAGTTCTTTTAACGTTTTTCGTGTATCTTCTAGCGCTAAATGAATCTCATTGCCAGTCACTTGCTCTTTCGTTAATAATGTATATTTATCAGATAACTGAACAGCAGAAGGGAGATGTGCATAGAAGAAATCCTCTACCGCATAGAACTTTTGCGGATTTGTCTGAACGATATTAATAATCCGTTTTGTAAGTTTCGACATTTCATTAATTTGTTTAAATGAACGAACTGACCTTACACGGACAATTTGCTGTGTTAATGTTTGTGCATGAGCCTTTGCTTGTTTAAGCTGAGCCTCGATTAAATGGTATTCTGATTTAGATAATCCGATTTTCTTTCGTTGACTCGATTTTTGCACAGCCAATGTGATTTTATTGGATAAATAATAGGCACCTATTGTAAGCGGTAGTGATAGGATCATCGCAGCTCCTGAAATGTTAACTACCGATACGACGAATGCTGCAAAACCGGCTAGTGAGTTAATTAAATGGCGTGTTATAAAATTGATAGGACCAAGCATTTTTCGTACCTCCTTTACTCGATACTATATCTACGATTATGCGTCAAAAAAGTTTCAACTTAATTCAGCAGAAATCTCCTATTTCTATATGTATAGGGATGAATGCTAAATAGGCAAGACTATTCAGTGTGGATTCAAACCCTTGCTGAAATAGGGGAACAAAGGCTAAACCCGTCACGTCCTGTGACAACGCCTTTGTGATCAACATCGTGTTGACCTAAGCCCCGGCGGATGTCACAGATTTTTTAGGGGATTTTTTCGAGCAAGCTCAAAGAAATCTGGACATAATTACTCCAAGGCGTAATTGTTTTACCTACTCTTATCCTACAATTTTTTCGGGATAGTAGAAAGTAAAATGAATTGAATTCTATACAATATTAACTGTGAACGCATTAAAATGTTGTAGGGTTTGATTGATTGTTAGTTTTATTTCTGAAAACTCCGCGATATGTAACATTAATTTGGCGAATTCATTAATCGCCGTTCTTCTTCCCTCTACTTGAATGAGCCACAGTTCGTTATGGATATCGATCGTGCCTTTTAACGAAAGCTCTAAAGCCTTTGTATGAACATAGTGAGAGGGGACTTGAATCGGTGTATGGATGCAAATCGTTGCGTGTGCCTTCATCGCTGTCTCCTTTATCAATCTGTGACTTCCAGTAGGGTTTGAACCACTGCTAAATCAAGTTAATTGGATTATTGAATTAAGCGTTCTTTACTAATAATTTCAATTAAGTCATTAATATAGCTAATGACTTTTTTAGATGCTGCCTCGATTTCAAGTAAATGTTCTTCTGCCTTCATACGATTCCCAGCATTAAATTGCTCCACGGCCGATTTTGCACAATTATGCACTTGCATATGGTAGTGGTCCAGTTGTTTATAGGAATCATGTTGGCTAAAACGAGCAACGGTTTTATCAGATGTATACCATTTACCTAAGCGGCAATCAAGGTGAGAAGATACGTCACTAGATGATAATCTTTCTAAACCGAGGAACATATTGTATACACGCCATTTCCACAAAATATGGTCCGCTTTTGAAAGTTGAAGTAATGAAATACTCGAAAGCTGGACATTATTATTCGTTGTAATTTCGTTTCTAAAGCGTGTAATTTCTTGACCTAGTTTATGGATGTCACGGGATGTATCATTTCCGAATGCACGGATATCTTCTTGTAAGTTTGAAATTTGAACCATACGAACAGAAATTTCATCAATGGAAGCTGCTTGTTCTTCAGATGCAGAAGCCGTAATTGTTACATCTGCATTAATGCTTTCAATAATCTCAACAATGGCATTTAGTAAAGGTAAGGATTCTTTTGCTTCATCCGTTGCTTCACGAATTATTGTCGTTGTTTCAGAAATAGAAGACGCGACATTATTAGAATAGCTCTTTAACGATTGGACATTCGTTGAAACTTCGCTAAGTGCAGATACCGTATTTTCTGCTAATTTTCGAACTTCCTGTGCAACAACGGCAAAACCTTTGCCATGTTCACCAGCACGTGCTGCCTCAATGGAAGCATTTAGCGCAAGTAAATTTGTTTGATCGGCAATTTGATTAATTAATGTGACAACGCTTTCGATGTCATCTACATGTTTTTGTAGCTCTTTAAAACTGTGAACAATTTCAGTGAATGTTTCTTCTGTCGTAAAAATTTCGGTTAATGCATGTTCAATCGATTGCTTTCCTTTTATGGCGTTTTCAACCGATTCATTTGTTTTTTCTGCGATCGCGGATGACGAACGGGCAACTTCTGCAATGGAAGCCGCAAGTTCTTGGGAAGCTGCAGTAGAGCTTGCAATATCATCGGATTGCGTGTCTAAACTGTGAATTAAATCTTTCATATACATAATATTGGCATTCGCATCTGTTAAAGAAGAAAGCTCTTCAATGACGTGTTCAATTATACGTTCCGTCATTACTTCCACTAATAATTCTTGGTCAATATTCACAGCAGCAGATAAAGATTTCATATAGTTGAATGCAATAGTAGGTTTTAAAGCAAAGTTATGTAAAATTAAAGTGGTAACATAAAATGAAAATTGGTTAAAAACAACAATGAGTTTTCCTGGTTCAAATTGATTTTCACGTAATAAATTAAAGAAATGAATGGATTGATCCGCGTAATTATCATTACGTTCAGCTAAAAAGAATTGCTTTAAATATTGGTCAATTTGTCCTTCTGAAATTGGATTTTTACCATTGGGTGCGATTTCATTTAAATATGTATTAAAAATGACATTCATCGTTGGTGTTAATGTTTGAATACGCTCATATATTGACGCAAGATTGACTTGATCCGTTTGTTTGAAATTATTGAAAGTGAGCGTTTTTAAAAAGCGAGAAGTTGCAGTTAAATCAGTCCCTCTTTCAAAAAGATCTTGTAGCTCAGCTTTTGGCTTAAATTTAGAAAACATGGAATTGTTCCCCCATTATTATTGATGTATTTCCAAATAGTCTATCATAGGAAAGTAAGCAATAATAGACATAACTATGGGAAAAGTTTAAAATGAGAGAGAATCAGAAAGGAAAATGAACATGTATAAAATTATTTATATAAAAGCTGATTATGAGCCATGGTGGCAATTCGATGGTTGGGAAGAGCATATTGTTTCGACACAAAAATTTGAAAGTGAACAACAATTTAACAACGCCTTTACCGAACTGATTGGTCAATTTCGTCAAAAATATAACAATGAAGCGTGTAAACATGAGCGTTATTTCGCATTTTGGTCAGAAGAGGAATGTGAATTTTGTGAAGCATGTGATGAGGATGCACAAATTTATCATGGAATTATTATTCAAACACCTGAAGTATTAACTCAGTAACGATTATCGGTTGAATATTTTTACTATTTCAACAATTGGAATTGACATATATTATGAAGATAGATATACTAAATTTAACAATTAAATGGCGCTACTCGAAACAATGGATTCACCTATTATAAAGTGATCGATACTAGTTTTCGATACTTTTAATATGTGAATCTTCTTTATTAAGGACTTTTTTAATTGTTTACTTTAATTTTGGAGGTTTTTAACATGAAACAAGGTACAGTAAAATGGTTTAACTCAGAAAAAGGTTTTGGTTTTATCGAAGTAGAAGGGGAAAACGATGTATTTGTACACTTCTCATCGATCCAAGGTGAAGGTTTTAAAACACTTGATGAAGGTCAGAAAGTAGAATTTGAAGTGGTAGATGGCAATCGTGGTCCACAAGCAGCAAATTTAGTAAAACTATAGTTTATTTTAAACATTCACTTCACCGATTTCTATAAATGATACGGTGAATGTGGACTTTATAGCGATACAATGACCGTAAAATCATTGTATCGCTTTTCGTCTTTGTGAAAAAAACATCACGTGGAAAGTATATCCCGAAAATGACATATTTAGTATTGGATTAGTCGGAATTATCTGGGGGATTTATAGTATACTAAACTCGTAAGTAATAATATAGAAAATTCGGGGGCAAATGAGATGAAAAGAATGAAAAAACATGCGTTAGCAACAGTGCTAGGGACAACGCTAATCCTCACATCGGTTGTGCCAGCAATTCAAGCAGAGCAAGCGTTGCCGGATATTAGTGACTGGGCAGTTGAAACATTACATGAAGGAGAAAAATACGGGATTTTCCCAATGGAATGGTATTATGATGGCTTTCAATCGACAATTTCAATGGAACGCTTAAACAGTTTACTGAATTTAACGGATCAAAAAATTGCCAGCTTAAATTTACCGAAAAATGATCAGTTCAAACCTGCCAATGTGGAAGGGGACAATACGCGTGGTGATATCGTCAAGCGCTTATATAATTTAGTCGCGCCATATGATGCCAACGCGAGTCAGGACCCAGTTGCCTACTTACAGGCACGCCAAGTATTACAAGGCTCAGATAAAGGCTTAATGCTTGATCAGAAGGCAACAACACAACAAGCCGTGTTATTTGCAGCGCGTCTAATTAAAGATACGTATGCACAAGCAGAGCAAGGGGCAAAAGGGGTTGCATGGGTAGTAGAGGATGAAGATACGAAAATTTATTTATTAGGCTCAATCCACTTAGGCATTCCAGATTTATATCCGATGCATCCCAAGTTAACGACAGCATTTAATGAGTCCCAAGGTCTATTTGTAGAAGCGAATTTGCTAGATCCTGAAGGTGCGAATTATTATATTGAAAAAGCCATGTATACAGATGGAACGACAATTCAAGATGTACTTAGTGAGGAAACGTATCAAAAACTTGGAAAAATGGCCAAGGAATTAGGGATTCCAATGGAGGCGCTTCAAACTCAAAAGCCATGGTTAATCTCAAATGAATTATCACTTTTGGCGTCGGATGATGCATTTGGATTATCTGCTCAAGAAATGGCTGCGCACGGAATTGATATGCAGTTTTTATTAAGTGCGATGCTACAACAAAAGCCTATTTATGAGCTGGAAGGGGTGCAAGCGCAAGTAGATATGTTTGATTCTATATCAGCAGAAGCACAAGATCAGGCATTAGCGGATGTACTAGATATCCTATTAAATCCTTCTGATAAAACAATAGATGAGAACAATGCTTTACTAGGTGAATGGTTTACAAGTTGGAAACTGGGGGATGCTGAGGGCTTTGCGAAAAGTTTCAATGCAATAGAAGGTGAATCATCCGAACAAAATGCGATGCTATTTGGCAAGCGTGATGAAGACATGGCCCAAAAAATTGCGACTGTTTTAGAAGAGGATAAAGGAACGTATTTCTTAGTCGTAGGGGCAGGGCACTTTTTAGTCGACAAAAATATTCGTTATCATTTAGAAGAAAAAGGCTATAAAGTTGTACCATTTTATCAGTCAACGAACCCCCACTGAGTTAAAGCATTTCAGTAGGGGCTTGAAAACGCCAGTTCAGGTCTTTCTGTCTAAAAGACGAGTGACGCTCTGAGTGGAGATTTTCAAATCACTGTTTTTGGTCGGCACTTAACGTACCACTTGCACCACCCTAAGAAGAGCTGTACAAGCCCCGACAAGTCGAGTACACAAGGATGGTTGACGCACCCACTAGACCATGCCTAAGCAACGGTTTTACGTGTTTTTCACTGGTGCTTGGATATTTTACGTGACAAAGCTTCTTCTTGTCACAACCCCCTCTATCCAGTTATCAAGGAACAACGTATCGTATTATTTTAACACAGAACAAACGTTTCGGCTAACGCCAACCGACATTCATCTCCACCTGAATCGTTAGGCTTTGTCCGTAACACGAATCAGATGGAGTCTTCTGTCGGAGAAAGATAAAATATAGGCATTATGAAAAAGAGGCAGTGCTGTAAGGATTTTTCTTACAGCACCACCTCTTTTTCTATTGAAATTCAATAGCTGATAGTTTTGACGAAATGAGGTCTGTCGTTCCATCCTCATTCAAAATTTCGAATTCAGTGGCTACTAAGCCAATTCCTACTACAAAAAAGTTCCGCGTTGTTTGATTGTCTTCTTTTTTCATTGTGACAATGACGTGTTCAAAAGCTTTATAAGGTGTTTCATAGGGCATGTTCATTTTTTCGATTATCCAATCATTAAACTTCTGACCAACTTCCAGTGGCGTACCGATGAATGTTGAAATAGCGGGGAGGCCTTTTAATTGCTCAGCAGTTAAGGGTGTATTTTCATTTTCAACTTCTTTTATTACTGTAATACCATGCTCACCAACACGATAATAACGCGTCATGACCGAGCCACCATTGTCTGTGACTTCTCGCACTAAATTACTTGATAGCCAGTTCGTTTTCACTTGATAGCTTGCAAATTCATTACCAGTCCCTTCAAATGTTAAGGTAGAAAGATCTTCATGCATAAATAATTGCATTTCATTCGCATTTTCAAAGGCGCTACTATATTCAGAAGCAACATCCGTATGTGTAATCGTTTCTGTTGTTTCATTACCTGTAGAAAGCGTATTTGCTTGTGTGCAGCCTGTTAAAAGTAAAACGAGTATCAAAAAGGATCCTTTTTTCATCATCCGTCACTCACTTTCATGTTTCATTTGCCGTAGTTTATACTATATGAGCCGATGTATAGTTAATATTCCTCGGAATGTGAAAGTTGAAACAATGGATTGTGAGAAAGTTGTGAGAGGATAAAGGTCGGATGCTTACTAGTTTTCCATATAAAAAAAGGTAAAAACACCTTGGAATTAGGGAAGAATTTGAATGTATGAAAGGTATTTTCAGAGATGTATTTATGAGTGATATTCTTGAATCGGAAAAAGCTATTGAACAAAGAAAAACGATATTAAAGAGAATCGTTCGTTGGTATGTGTGCAGTGTGGTGCTAAGTATTTTTCGAGGTAAAATTGGATTTATATATATGTAAAGAATTGCACTGTGAAATATCTAGAAATAAATGAACACTTTGTTAATTGTGGGGAGGAGCAAGTGAGGTAGAGGAATAAAAAATTGTGCAGGGAGTTGGAAATAAAAATGAACAAGAGAGTATTGTCATCGTTACATATATGTTAGATTCCTCAACTCACGGAAATAGTAGATCTAAAAGGTAACGTGGAAATTCAAATGCAAATTTATGCAGTGGGCAAGCAATTACAGCAGCAGGGTCTCCACGGGATTTAAATATACAAATGTATTTAAGCTTTAAGAAACGGGGGCTTACAGATACACAGGTGACGTTTTCGTGTGGTTAAACGAAGGGCTATGTAAATAGATTCAAACGAGCACATGGTATCACTAAAACTTGGTGGAAGGAACAATTCTATGAATCAACTTAATATTTTTCATGTAATCGGTCTTAATACAGACCCAGTGTACAATTCTATCTGTACAATCCCGAATAATAGCGAAATTCAAATCGATCACAACGTCATTCGTAAAACAGAAAAATATTTCGAAGTAGAAAACGATGACGAACACCTTCTTTTTAGGACGATAGAAGAATGTTATCAATTTGTCAGTGGAATTATCATTCACCCATCAAAAAAGCTAACGGTTGCACCCGTTAGCTTGGATTTAGAACTACCCTTTGATAGCGTCATTAATATTATATCAGAGGGGTGTTAGGATGAGAATGCAAGAATTGAAAATTAATGTCGACGGGAAGCTAATTGCTGATATAATGGAATTGCCTGACAGTTGTGTGATTATATTGTCGCAAGGTAAAGCCAAAGTCGCCGAGCTTCCCGCATTTGCCGAAACCAAAATCGTCACACATCAAGGGCAGGTGAAACGAATTAGATGGGACGAGGGTGAGGAGTTTTGACTAGCAAAGAATCACAACGTTATATAGACGATTTAATTATTTATCAAGCTTTTGAAAAAAAATGCAGAGAACTTATTGCCGAGATTCTAGATGAATTTAAAATAAAGTATCATACCATAACTTCAAGAGTTAAAGATGTCAAAAGTTTAGAAAGTAAGATCAAGGATAAAAAACAAGAATATATCGAAAAAGGTATTGAGAAAGAAATAGAAATTACTGATTTATTAGGTATACGCATTATCACTGAATACGAAGATGTTGTTGATGAGATTGCGGATATTTTGAAACAAGAATTTTCAGTGGATGCAGATAATTGTATAGATAAAAGAAGAAAAAAAGAAGATGAGTTTGGATATTTATCTTTACATTTAGTATTAGAATTAAATCAAGCTAGAGGTAATTTACCTGAATATAGAAGATTTAAAAAATTGAAATTTGAAGTTCAAATTCGCTCATTATTACAACATGCTTGGGCCGTTGTAAGTCATGATTTAAAGTATAAAAATGATAAATCAATGCCAGATAATATACACAGAAAATTAAATCGCCAAGCAAGTATCCTTGAAGAGGTAGATGATAATTTTAAAAGTATACGAAAAATGACAAAAGATTACAAAGAAAATGTTGAAGAAGAGGTAAGAGAAGAAAAATTAAATGAGCTAATTAATGCAATATCATTAACAACTTACCTTAATGAATCTACCATTGTTAAGAAGACGCTTTTAGAAATGATGAAAATTATTAATCCAAATGCTTCTGTAGTATATCCAGCAAATCTTATTCATAATAGTATTGAAAAATTAAATATGTTGGAGATTTTTAACTTACAACAATTAGATGAATTAATAAAAAGGGAAGGTTCTAAAATCCCGAATTTATTTAATAATTGGCTAGATATTGTTGGAAAGAAAGAAATGTATTCGAGTTTAGACGGTTTAACTATGGATACATTTATTTTCTACCTAGTGATTTTAGAAATAATTAAATCCGAT is part of the Solibacillus sp. FSL K6-1523 genome and harbors:
- a CDS encoding methyl-accepting chemotaxis protein — protein: MFSKFKPKAELQDLFERGTDLTATSRFLKTLTFNNFKQTDQVNLASIYERIQTLTPTMNVIFNTYLNEIAPNGKNPISEGQIDQYLKQFFLAERNDNYADQSIHFFNLLRENQFEPGKLIVVFNQFSFYVTTLILHNFALKPTIAFNYMKSLSAAVNIDQELLVEVMTERIIEHVIEELSSLTDANANIMYMKDLIHSLDTQSDDIASSTAASQELAASIAEVARSSSAIAEKTNESVENAIKGKQSIEHALTEIFTTEETFTEIVHSFKELQKHVDDIESVVTLINQIADQTNLLALNASIEAARAGEHGKGFAVVAQEVRKLAENTVSALSEVSTNVQSLKSYSNNVASSISETTTIIREATDEAKESLPLLNAIVEIIESINADVTITASASEEQAASIDEISVRMVQISNLQEDIRAFGNDTSRDIHKLGQEITRFRNEITTNNNVQLSSISLLQLSKADHILWKWRVYNMFLGLERLSSSDVSSHLDCRLGKWYTSDKTVARFSQHDSYKQLDHYHMQVHNCAKSAVEQFNAGNRMKAEEHLLEIEAASKKVISYINDLIEIISKERLIQ
- a CDS encoding DUF1033 family protein, with translation MYKIIYIKADYEPWWQFDGWEEHIVSTQKFESEQQFNNAFTELIGQFRQKYNNEACKHERYFAFWSEEECEFCEACDEDAQIYHGIIIQTPEVLTQ
- a CDS encoding cold-shock protein, whose protein sequence is MKQGTVKWFNSEKGFGFIEVEGENDVFVHFSSIQGEGFKTLDEGQKVEFEVVDGNRGPQAANLVKL
- a CDS encoding TraB/GumN family protein, with translation MKRMKKHALATVLGTTLILTSVVPAIQAEQALPDISDWAVETLHEGEKYGIFPMEWYYDGFQSTISMERLNSLLNLTDQKIASLNLPKNDQFKPANVEGDNTRGDIVKRLYNLVAPYDANASQDPVAYLQARQVLQGSDKGLMLDQKATTQQAVLFAARLIKDTYAQAEQGAKGVAWVVEDEDTKIYLLGSIHLGIPDLYPMHPKLTTAFNESQGLFVEANLLDPEGANYYIEKAMYTDGTTIQDVLSEETYQKLGKMAKELGIPMEALQTQKPWLISNELSLLASDDAFGLSAQEMAAHGIDMQFLLSAMLQQKPIYELEGVQAQVDMFDSISAEAQDQALADVLDILLNPSDKTIDENNALLGEWFTSWKLGDAEGFAKSFNAIEGESSEQNAMLFGKRDEDMAQKIATVLEEDKGTYFLVVGAGHFLVDKNIRYHLEEKGYKVVPFYQSTNPH
- a CDS encoding XtrA/YqaO family protein, whose protein sequence is MRMQELKINVDGKLIADIMELPDSCVIILSQGKAKVAELPAFAETKIVTHQGQVKRIRWDEGEEF
- a CDS encoding GTP pyrophosphokinase — encoded protein: MTSKESQRYIDDLIIYQAFEKKCRELIAEILDEFKIKYHTITSRVKDVKSLESKIKDKKQEYIEKGIEKEIEITDLLGIRIITEYEDVVDEIADILKQEFSVDADNCIDKRRKKEDEFGYLSLHLVLELNQARGNLPEYRRFKKLKFEVQIRSLLQHAWAVVSHDLKYKNDKSMPDNIHRKLNRQASILEEVDDNFKSIRKMTKDYKENVEEEVREEKLNELINAISLTTYLNESTIVKKTLLEMMKIINPNASVVYPANLIHNSIEKLNMLEIFNLQQLDELIKREGSKIPNLFNNWLDIVGKKEMYSSLDGLTMDTFIFYLVILEIIKSDEITEDIVDNFFEGLVPLESKGKKQIVENLKALKQIYTQ